Within the Paramormyrops kingsleyae isolate MSU_618 chromosome 2, PKINGS_0.4, whole genome shotgun sequence genome, the region CGTCGGCTAAAAAGCCACATCCACCTAGCGTCAACGATTGTTACACCGGTAACTTTTCAGGGAAGTTTTTCTTCCCCTCACACTCGTAtgattgtgatttttttaaataaataaataacacagtTAGGTCAACTGGACGGCTAGGTAGCTACACTGCTTCAATGCTAAGCCGGGACTACCGGTCCGTAAATAAACTCTAAATTATTCATAGTCTAGGACTGAGACTCAAGTGGCCCACGCCATCCTCTAGTCCACTaataattatgaaaaaataagaGGAAGGTCGCGATCGCTCCCAGGATATTTGGTGGACGGACTGCCTTGCAGCTTAGCTAGCTTATTCAGCAGTAGGACATGGCTCTGGCAAagtgacattaaaaaaaatcaccgcTGGTCAAacgaaaaacaaaaatcaaacatGCTCGAATGTACGTGCCTGCAAATGGTAGATATAATTCACGACTTTAATCATTTTTGCTCTTCTGTAACTGCTTTACTCATTTAAGTCTTCTGGTGAAAGTCATTTTACGGGGAAGGTGGCTAACGAGCTAGAATCACACAGCTAACTAGCTAAGTCGCTCGTCGGAATAGCGATCGAATTCAAACACGAACGATACATCTGCCAAAAAGCGAGAAGAAACACCACCGGTTATTTACcagcagaaataaatattttaaagggCGTCTGGATGGTTTCTTAGCGGCCTGATTTGGCCTCTCCAGGTTGTCTGAATCCTCGGACTCCACGTATAAGGCATACCAGCGGCCCGACGCCTCCCATCGGGCAAAACGCAAAATAACCATAAAGGAGAAGACACATAATCCGACCCGCCAATGCGATGATTTCCCCTCAAATGGCATCTAAGGCAGGCACCGGAAACGTTCAAAGGCGGCGATAAAGGCGCCGTTGTGCATTTACGGGCGGCTGGCCGGCCGGCCGTTTACCTCTGGCTGTGGGGTATTAAAaactgggagaaaaaaagatTGTTGGAAGTCCGGCCTCGCGTTGCTCTCGCGGCTTCCCCTCGCGCTGCTCTCGCGGCTGCTCCGCAGAAACTGTGTAAACCAGcgaataacaacaacaacaatccGGCTCGGGCAGGTCCGTCCCTCTTCAGCCTCGCAGAGAACATGTAGGCTCGAACGGCGGCAACCGAGGGGGGAACTCCTCTGACCGCTACATTCGCCGATTTCTTTCACGCCTGAGGGGAAGGAAACggcggaggggggggcgggagagAGAAAAATATCGTTGGGTATtttgggggaggaaaaaaaaaatatgacgACACCCGAGATGGTCAAGACGGATCTACTTCAGAttctcgctcgctctctcttgctctcgttcactctcactctctctctctctcttcccccccccccagcgctgcACAAAATGCCGACCGGAAGAATTGCAGGGGGACAAACTCCCCCTCACTCTGGATGAACCAATCGGCTATGACTCTGAAGAATCCGCTTCCGTTCACTAGCTCGTCTTTTTCCGTGTACAGTGGGGAAGTGCACCCAGCAAAAGAGGCAGGTCGTTGTCTGGGTACTTATTGTTCAAAATCCAATAGTTCTGATACTTCTAGTGTTGCTGATCATGTAGCTTCCAACTTCATGCGTTTTGTGGCAAAATGCTGACAAAATCTAAATGTGTATCCACAGGTTATGTATTTTGGGACATTGCTTTTGACTATTAAGAACTCCCTTTTATGAAGATGttgcctttgtttttttttgtctgccaTTGTAACATGTCGGGTAAAAGCTGGTATAACGTTGTGTGGTAAATGCAGTACGCCTATCTGAAAATGACAGGATAGAATTGCTGATCTATGCAATGATTATCCTGCCTATGCCCAAGCTGTATTGTATCTATGACGGGCTTTTAAAATGAAGCCATTTCAAACTGAAATATTGTTGCCTTCCTATTAATACCTATGAAGCTGGCATGTAAGCAACAAGCACCCTATGGCATGGATAAAGCTTTGTAAGTTCAATTTTTAAACATGATTTTCATTTGTTCTGGCATTCCATTACATGTATACCCCCATAGTCTGTGCATtgatctgtttttttctgttttcaacTTGTTTGCAGAATGTGAACATGTTTGCTGTTGTCTAATCCATAGCAGCTGTCTGTTTTATTGTTCCATTGGTCAGAAGAATATCAATAAATATCCAGAGGAATTTAGTACATTCCTGTCTAGAATCCAAGCCAGGCAGACAATAGAGCTGAAAGACCAATGAATGAAAGAAAAGTGCACGTTAGCATGCTAACCACTGCTTCCAGGTGCAGCCGGATAACCTGCTCAGTACTTTGTCAGTTTATCTGTTTACAAAACAAGCTGAAAACCACAACTCTACACATATGGTATTTCCACCTGTAAATGAACCTGAAGTTTTGTGCTAGGACACAACATGTGGTGTATTGGTTAAGGAATCATACATACTGTaggattttttaatttaaataaggGTGAAGCAATTAAAGACTGTTGCTTTACACTCTGAAACAGATTGTATCTGTTGTATTGTATAGTGGATAAATGTCGCTCCTCTTTATGGCCTAAAAGAAACCTAAACTTAATAAGTATTACTAATACTTTCACACAAACCTCTCACACAAACTCTTTTCACCTCTCCCATCTGGTAGACACCACAGGACCTTATACGCCCACACAACCCAGCTGAGGAACAGTTTTTACCCCACATCCATCACACTACTGAACTCACAGTACTGATCTCGAACATTTTGATGCAACACCCCACATGTGCATTTAGACCAGTGAATACTCTACCTCTGTGAATCTACTTACAAACTTACCAGCACCTTactatgtgtgtatgtgtgtgtgtgtatatatatatatatagtacataGTGTCTGTACATACTTTATTCTCAGATTCTATTTTTCGCCACAGAATCTATTTAATTGCAAATATATTGTGCATCTGCTGGCGTGTTCCAAACTAAATCTCATTGTACTTACAATGACAATGACAACACataaatctatctatctatctatctatctatctatctaatacAAGCAGTTGATCTTACATTTTGTCAAGTCAAAGAATTTGTAACCAGTGATTGTGATATAAGCAGTGTAATTATACCTTACACTTGCATTTTTGTATTCTAGTACACATAAGAAAAGACAATCAAGTCCCACTAATTTCTGTTTGTACTTTGATGTTGTTTTTGTGAGCTAGGTATAAGGATTCTGTGACATAATTTCAAGAAAAAATGTCTAGATTGTTGTGTACAAAATAAGCTCATAAATACTAAGAAAACACTCAGAAGGGGAGAAATTAGTTCAAACAAtaaattgtgtgtttgtgtgtgtgtgtgtgtgtgtgtgtgtgtgtgtgcatacacaTTTCTGACAATGAATGCTACAGGTTTCATGAATGCTATGTGGAATATCAAAACACTTTTCTCTAGATATTTATATAGTTATGATTTAAGGAGAAAACAAAGATTTCTCAGATTTTTCTCTTATCCTATCCTATAACACAGTTTTAAAAGATGGAATTTTTCATAATGGACTTAGTTTTGTAGACATGTGATCGGTTTGAAAATTGGAGGACAAATTCACTGCAAACTAAACATTTATTACTagaagaaacctgccccctagTGGCGAGTCTATGTAGTGATTAGCAACGTACTTAGCTGTGTAAGCCTTGAAAGACAAATGCAACTAAAGATAGGCAATGAAAGCGGCTTTTGTGGATTCATGGTCAGCATTGTTAAGTTAAAGACTGATAAAGGCTGAATGACAGAAGCTTCACAGTTGACGAAACCCTAGGAGAAACATAATAAATGGTAGCATTTTGTCACCATTGCATGTGTGGCTTTCTGTTCCTTGCATAGCAGAGCCATTGTGAACATGGGATTTGCATGCACTTGTGAccctgtggggggaggggcatgagTCATCCTTTAATGACCCCACAACAGGAAGCGATGTCTCATGCCTGTAGAATCCGATTCCGGCATGTGAAGCTGGCTACTGTGGAGCAGCATTagtctaaatcagtgtttcccaatccggtccgcGTGAACCCTGTTCtatcgatatatgctgccttgtcgaaaaatgctaccgtagtgctaatcgatagccctaaccccccaaaacccataaagcccttaccttaaccctaacccctaaaattTAACcataatcccaagacggtggaactgcacatgcgcagaaaggctcgatagcacgtctcgataggtagtattttatgacagaacaacccgcagacagtccacgtttttggtagggtgctgggagggagcaaaaatgtggactgtctgtgggtccccaaggaccgggttgggaaacactggcataaATTTAGGTCTCCTTATGGTCACACGTGACCTGCAGCCATCACACGAAAAATCCGTCGGTGAGGTGGGAGTCTGTGGCCGGTATTCCACCAGGCTGCAGAATGCTGGGTGTTTTGCAGAGGCATTGGTTAATTTTcgaaaataaattatatataatttttcacaACCCTTCATGTTCGCACATTCTGTTCGCATGTGAAAAAAATGGAAGTGGTTAAAATGATAAGATCCCCCATTGATCCGATGGTACTTCCATCCTCTCCCCAACCTGGCCTTTTTACCAGTCCGGGAAATAATTGTGTAGCATAAACCGGTCATGGGGATGAAAAGATTGGGAAGCGCTACTTTAGGGGAATCACATAGAACAAAAGTCTCTTCTGAAACCATACAAGGCATATTACCATTTAATCAGCTTAACTCCTTCTGTAAGCAATGGTGAAAAGCCATCTGATTTGAGTAGTGTGGCATATGTCACTGCATGTCAAAGCATGTCATATATGAGTGGTATATGGAGTACCTTTGACAGCTTGTGGAGAGGATTCCAGAATGAGTTTGGAGAGTTTTTTTCATGTATTTGTCAAGTTTCCTTTATATACCAAGTAACTGTTCATACTTTGCATGGCATATGAACCTTGCTTACTACtgtatagattttttttctgaagaatGAAAAGGCTtgataaaacaaaattaatcgCCGTAACCTGCGTCACGCGACCCCAAGTTTTAAACAAATCAGCAACGTGTCATTACATGATTGTCCTGAAGAGGGAGGCAAAGCCTAAGTTTGAGATGTAGCACGAGTTGGGCTAAAgcaggggtacccaatcttatccgcaaagggccggtgtgtatgcgggttttcgctgcaactccctaattagattactaattagaggactgattggctgaaagagtcttcacacctgggtttgaacagctgacctacaggttatcccaaaaacctgcatacacaccggccctttgcggataagattgggtacccctggGCTAAAGGCTTGAAGTGCTTTGTGTGATAGTAGCGATGCATCCAGAAACATTGGAGATTCACAATAAGAACACTCAAAACCGTTACAAAACATTATCACTTAAATCCATATAACAGCTGGTGTTTTTTAGTTTTGGTCTATTATATAAAGAACTGCATAaataaacgttttttttttccagaagccTTTCTCTGTAGCCCTTTTATACAATACAATAAATTTAATTTGTTGAAAAACACAAATGACCTGCACAAACTTATCAGCATGTTTAATGTTgtgctgaaagaaaaaaaagactgtTAGGGGCCAGATGTGTAGGGACAGGACAGACAAGTCCTGCCCAAGCTGAGCTGATTACATACAACAGATCTACTTTATCTGTGTATTGAGTTTTTCACAGTaaagtgaaaataaatgaattgtgtttattacattctctttgttgatattattaatttagactaaacGCTAAAATAATGGTCATAAATTTTACCATGTCAGGCGGGGTGTGTTGGAGGGCCCCATGGAGTCTTTTGGCTGGGGCCCCTAGTGTCCCTAGAATTGCTTCTGGGCTGGGCATCTTGTAGCCAGCAGACTACAGTGTCTGTATACAGCCTTATCAAGTGAGGGCATATTACCTGTTCAACAGGCTCATTCTGTCAGCTGGTTTATCCCAAGCCTCTTATAACTTACGAATTTGTATTTTAGTTTATTCAACATTTGTTGAAACCATCCAGGTGAATTTTGATTCAATGGTCCAACTGCTTGACACTTGTTGGGATGGCATCAGATCCTTCATGTCTAGTGTAATGAATAGCATCAAAGGATTTCACTTTTGGTAAATTACTCTACACATGTTCTTACACATGCAGTGTGGTGATAATTTGGTTCAAAACTAAATTCATCAGAGCAAAAAGTTAATGAAGTGAAACATTACCTACTGAATTTACCAGAGTCAACTAtaacgtgattttttttttcattttattaatatttttatatatctaCTGACAAAATAGCCAGAATACaattaacataataaaaaaacaaagaatgaGTTACATTGTCCATTAATTATGTCTTATACAGGCATGAAATGATGTGCTAGAAAGCTGATGGGTAGGTGTCGACCTTCCATTTTTGACATTAAAATTTACAGCCACACATCCTTAAGTAAATCATTATTTATGTACTCTAAATATTATGTACATTAGTATCTACAATATCTATATAAACAATTTCAACACAATTCGTACACACCACAATATTTTgcaaaataacaaaacattaaaggACAATAAAATGCTAACATTCatgatttttaaagcattacTTTACtcacacaataaaacacagaacattttttatttaatatttttgcacACAGGTTTTAGCATCACAGAATCCACATTAAACTGAACCGAATCCATCTAATGCAGCACAAGAATAGAGAATAGTGGTGCAAACTAGATAAGCAGATGAAAGAGACGTAAGGAAAACCAGCTAATGTGAATGAGGATCTTCATTTTATATGCTTGCTCAGTAGAAGCCACTTGGTCCGTTTGTATAGCGAGGAATAGAATCTATTTCCTGGTTCTCTGGTTCTATGAGTACTGTGGCTTGGCTACTGCAATAACCTTACACCTTACAGATTGTTCCACTGTTCTTCTACTTCTGCGAGGTATATCCAGTGGTACGTTGGTCAAACAGCTGATTTACATCCAATCCAAGGGGCATGTTCTTACCAGTGGGGAAAAGCCACTGTTACACTGGTCAACACTTTTCATCTAAATAGTCAGCCTTAATCCCACACTTACATTTAAAGACCTGTTAAGAAATGTTACATATGCAAAACCCAGATAATACCTTAATTTGGTCTATTTTGCTTTccttttttaaagtaatgcaTGTTCTGTTTAATTAGAAATAATGAATCGTTGAGTTTATTAAGGTGCTTAAAAATTATTAAGCAGTCTTTGAAAAAACACATATTGCAAAACTTGCTTATCTTtaacacagacacaaaacaaTTCAAGAATCCAACAAAAATTGACCTAGAAATTGCTGCCAAGTCAGTAAGATATTTATCGAAGGCAGCGTACCATCTGGGAAGCCCAATGTGCAACAGCATGGAGGGCACATCGATTTCTCTGTATTATGCCTGCTTATGTTTGTAACAAGGGCAAAATATCCCTGACACGCCGACAAAACAGACGTGCTGATGTCCTTTGGGCACGTGGGGCTTCCACAAAGCAGTGTTCAGAGGAGCGGTTTCACCTCATGCTTCCGGGGATGCAAGCTTTTCCGTGGCCCATCTGACTGCAGGCCAACCTCATTCCCAGATCTTTACAGTGTGCTCCAGACTCTTCAGGTGGAAAGTTCTGGTATTAACACACCTAGGTAGCTGAAACCCTCACAACACCTGCAGACTTGAAGGAGTCACCGAATGACAATCCTACAGCCAGCTCTGGCCCAGGTTGTCATCTAGAAGACGCAACGCCACTCTGATACCCAAAAGAAACCTTTATAATACCATTAAGGTCAACTTGAAGTTTGATGCAGCGCAAGCTGAGTCTTTAAATATTCGCGTGACACAATAAAGTCACATTACAACTCAAGTGCACACTATAAGGAGTTCCACTTCACCTCTGCTATGCGACTGGCTAATACACGAGAAAAGGATGGAGATTAATCCTAAATAATGACACCATCTAGGCCTAACCACTGCAGGGATAAACAGACAAACTGTACAACCTTTAGCAAATGCAGCATTAGTCTAATTCACTTCTCAGAAcctatttaaaaaagaaaatccacCAATGTCTATTCAAATCCATGACCTATTAAGATAGATACAATCAAATGTGTCATGGCCCGTAGGTGAGTCCTGTGCTGCCCGGCAGTTTTTCAGCTGCATCACCCAGAACCACTTAGAAAAAAACTGACCTGACTGCTGTACAGTGTCCTTCATAACTCCCCTTAAAGCTGGGGAGCAAATCCTTTATTTACCTTTCCCGTCATTAAGTAATCGATGAAAGCAGAAAAGTGTTTTCAGGAAGAGAAACACAATCTGTataggaaaataaataaatctgcacAACAACACTGGTATCTCAATCACTTTTCTCAAAAATCTCCCAGGATTCTTTTGGTCTCCCTTTGGGTGCCAGGCGCTGTTATGTTACTGCTGAAAATTTCCTAGGTAATTTTACAGCAAGTTGATAATTAATTTTAGGAGGATGAGTATTTTTTGTCGCGactattaagaaaaaaaatcccaacCACTGCACACCCTGGATTTGGGAAGAAGTGCGTGACTGGGCGCACACTGCATAAACGTGTGCAGTGCGGAGTACGGCTCACAGTGTAGGCAGGACTACATCTTGGAGTCACTGCTGCGCGCTTTTGTGTAGTCGTCCTGGGTGATGAGCCGGTacggcttcctcccctgccgcTCCTCCACCACCGAGTTGCCCATCTCCACGTCATTGTCCTCAAGCTCATCTCGGGACAGGTACTCCACGATGCCCGCCCCGATCGAGTCCCCCAGCACATTGGTGGTGGTACGCAAGCGGTCCCTGTGAGCGGATgcaagcagcaggaggagagagGGCAGAGAGATGGGTGGATAGAGGAGGAGGGTGGTGATGGAGTGAGGATATAGAAGATGTGTTGAAGGAACAATCATCAAGATCACTAGTTCTTAAACGGCTTTATCTCAAATTTCTtaaacaataaaagaaaaaaaaactgcacaccTGAAACAGATGCAATGAACACACAGAGAGATCCAAGGGAACGCACAGAACACAAGGAGCACAGAGAGAGCACGAAGAACACAGGGAGTACATGGAGCACATGAAACCCAGGGGACACACAGAATAAAGGGGGCACACCGAGAGTACAGGGAGCACAGGGAGTACACAGAGAACACAGGGATCACAGGGAGTACACAGAGAACACAGGGAGTACACAGAGAGCACAGGGATCACACTGAGAGTGCAGGGATCACACATAGAGTACACTGAGAGCACAGGGAGAGCACAAGGAGCACACAGGAAACAAGGAGCACACAGAGAGCACAGGGAGCACACAGAAAACAAGGAGCACACAGATGCTTCTTTCTTTTTCATCAGTTTGGCCAGGAAACAAGGTGAGATTCTTCAGTTCAGTGACCCAAAAGATACATGTATGTGTTTTGGAACAGTGGTGATCTTTTTTATAACACTGTTTGGGGTTTGGCGACACAGGTGAAACGTAGGCTGTTTTCCTGGAAAATAGGGACCAAATCATTTGTAAACATTTCTTTAATCTTTTTGCTGAATAAGCCAGTTGAAGTGtgttttttaagtttttaagtATCATGAGACAAAATTATTGTAGCACATTAAATTGCAACTGGTACAACAGGAAATGAGTTTTTATTCAGCACTGGATGTAGAAGTGCTCTGAAATTTGTCTATCCTACTTTAAAGATGTAACCAGCATTGTTCCTTTTTCTAATTATCCCTGTAATATGTGGGGAAGGGAATTTTAATTGAAGCAATGAATTTGGGCCAGCTAATTATGTTTCTGTGTTAACATAAATTGCTAAAATGCAAAAGTGAAAAAAGACAAATATGGAGCAGGACTCTGGGGCTGGTGGTGAAGTGTGTCATCGGAGCTGTGTTCGATAGCGCTCGGAGGGAACACCTAGCCTTAGCGACAAGCAGGCCGTCCTCAGAGCTGCAGGCTAATGCTACGCAGCCAACCAGATTCACACCGTTTGTGTGCTATTGCATTCGAACAGGGTACTGCTACTAGTTTCCAATACATAAGAAGTTATTTTGTGGAGATTTCCCCTTTTCGACTACCATCATGCGTGCGTAGTTCTCCGCATGTGTGGAGGACAGGCTGCTGCACTTACAAAAACCAATCGACTGCAATGATGAGGGTGATGTCATCTGTGGGCAGTCCCACTGAGGTCAGCACAATCACCATGGTGACCAGTCCAGCCTGAGGAATTCCAGCTGCGCCAATGCTGGCTGCCGTCGCCGTAATACTGTGGGCCAATGAAAAGCTGGGTCAGGGGCATGGTGTTCATTTAGCTCACATTTACAGTGTCGCACGCACGCCACCAACGTTGGCGTCATTACTTGGTCACATCAACCTCATACTGTCTGTAACACTTATATCATCGTATACTGTCACACTGACCTCATCACTACAGGCACAATTGCATCACTGCCATATGGTTTTTAACCAGGGGTGTAGTACAGGAGGGGAAGGTTAGGAGGattccaagccccccccccccgagtgacAGGGGCCTAATGTTTGGGGCCTAATGTGATACATTTCCATGGGGCCCATACTCTCTAGCGGCATCCCTGTTTATAACACTTATGTCATCATTACAATGTTACAATGAACTCATTACACTCATTACAGCCAAATTACATAATAACCACATGTCTGTAACAATTCTGTTACCATTATATTGTCAGATTCACATTTCACTAATACACCAAAGTATCAGTATAATTTCCCGTAACTCACAAAGCACCTGTTCTACCgctgaacaaacaaacaaaccggCAGCAAACACTTAGACCAGCCAAAACAAACTGCCTACGGCACACCCGGAGGCAGAAGTGTTGTCCAAATATCAGGCCCAATATACTCTTCAACTGTAAGATATCTAAAGAGTCTGCAATTAAAAAGTGGAGATAAATATATTAAACCAAAGGTAGATTTTAAAGCCGGTGCAATGCACATAAATGCCTGTACCTGATAGTGATGATCTGACCAAAGTTCATCTCCACGTTGTTGACCTGGGCGATGAAGATGGCAGCCAGGGCCTCATATAGCGCGGTGCCGTCCATGTTGATGGTGGCGCCCACAGGCAGCACGAAGCGCGTCACGCGCTTGTCCACGTTGTTGTTCACCTCCAGGCACTTGAAGGTGATGGGCAGTGTGGCGGAGCTGAGCAGCGCGGAGATCAGCCGGCAGAGGGAGGGGGTCATTTGAATAGTAAAGATGGAGGTGTCAGGGTTAGGGTAAATCTGTACGACTCGTGACAGGTGAGGTCATGTTATAAGCATCCTAAACACAGTTATCTTATAGCTCTCTGTGCTCACAGTACTTTCAGAGGCACAAAACAAAGCCAGAGGAACCTCAGTTCAGTTCCTTTAACAATCTGCAGTCATCAGCAATGATGGCTTGGGGAACTGAGACCAGGAATTCCTGTCCACACAATGGGGATTTTTTCCCGACACAATCAGTCCTCACAAatcaccagaggtggaaagttcaggttcagaaagtacaaatccagaccaagtttttgtttcaccaaccagttgagtataattTCTGAGTCAAATTCTCAgagtactcaattggttggttgaaacaaacaCTTGGTCTTGATTTGtacattctggacctgaacttggCACCTCTGCAAATCACTGCTTTGATTTGCAGCAAAATTTCAGTTTTCTTTTGTAGGACAattgggattttttttcctggaacCCGGTTTAATTGAATAGAGGGTGAGGATGGAACTGGAGAGTGGGGATACCTACCTGGACGACGTGCCCAGGGCAGTGATGAGGGCCTGCAGGAGTCCAGCGATGAAGATAAATGGGTTCTTTCGCGTGATGAGGAAGTACAAAGTAGGCAGAACCATGACCCCGTGGATGAAGAGGCCGAGGATGACCGTGATGGTGTACATTCCCAGCTGGCCACCCATGGATGTCAGGTCGTCCATCTCTACAATCTTCCCCGCGATCAAGAACAGGATGCCAATGGGTGCATACCTGTGGAAGGTGGGTGGCAGACCAGGAGGAAAAATGTTCCCAGATTATCTCTCCCTCCAGGAAATACACAGCACTGTGCTTCTTCAGTCACTGATGGATTCATTTCAATTATTACACTTATTGCACTTCACTGTCATCAAATCCACCATCGAATCCACAGTGACCAAAAAACATTGACTTTGCCTTCATCCAGACCCTATTACGCTGCCTAAAGTTTAACAtctcattttcattattttatttatgtgaggtggcatg harbors:
- the slc1a3a gene encoding solute carrier family 1 member 3a isoform X2, whose product is MTNITQEVTREELVPLPGSVNGLNALGLVVFSMCFGLIIGNMKEQGQGLRDFFDCLNEAIMKLVAIIMWYAPIGILFLIAGKIVEMDDLTSMGGQLGMYTITVILGLFIHGVMVLPTLYFLITRKNPFIFIAGLLQALITALGTSSSSATLPITFKCLEVNNNVDKRVTRFVLPVGATINMDGTALYEALAAIFIAQVNNVEMNFGQIITISITATAASIGAAGIPQAGLVTMVIVLTSVGLPTDDITLIIAVDWFLDRLRTTTNVLGDSIGAGIVEYLSRDELEDNDVEMGNSVVEERQGRKPYRLITQDDYTKARSSDSKM